Proteins encoded within one genomic window of Streptomyces taklimakanensis:
- a CDS encoding KTSC domain-containing protein, translating to MVARVVYGFAPQTDMKAAKTLSAIVCSNSGIQAPASGNGIDLGTFEALGASRSGATIVPLLAGELLTSPGGLMLHQVVISSHLSSVGYDPGEDLLEIRFQSGAVYQYRGVPNHLYAELMAAGSKGKYFHQFVKGKYPYQKVHPSTQGEV from the coding sequence ATGGTGGCCCGTGTTGTCTATGGTTTCGCGCCCCAGACTGACATGAAGGCGGCGAAGACCCTCAGTGCGATTGTTTGTTCGAATTCGGGTATTCAGGCTCCCGCGAGTGGGAATGGCATCGACCTTGGAACCTTTGAGGCTCTTGGGGCTAGCCGTTCCGGTGCTACCATCGTTCCCTTGTTGGCTGGTGAACTACTCACAAGCCCAGGGGGGTTGATGTTGCATCAGGTCGTTATCTCGTCACATCTGTCTTCGGTTGGGTATGACCCTGGCGAAGATCTCCTTGAAATTCGCTTTCAAAGCGGCGCGGTCTACCAGTATCGCGGAGTCCCGAATCATCTGTACGCGGAGTTGATGGCTGCAGGCAGCAAGGGAAAGTACTTTCATCAATTCGTAAAGGGAAAGTATCCATACCAAAAAGTGCATCCGTCAACCCAAGGGGAAGTTTAA
- a CDS encoding SGNH/GDSL hydrolase family protein produces the protein MSDDRARRGRRTGSAANRVVTLLIGALLLLTAQSTPAASGTGSEPGQGRHTADRGGRTWVGTWSTTPTAVPASDGTVFEDQTVRQTVHTSVGGNRVRVRFSNEFGDRPLVIGEARIARRSGDGSTTRIDPRTDRALTFGGRAATTVPAGAPALSDPVDLAVPAGSDLVISVHLPERTPGSTVHAFAFQHNHAAPGNVTGAADIEPTATFDRWYFLTGVSVSTHRGASAVVAFGDSITDGSDTDVNANHRWPDILARRLRSAHGPHARGVLNQGVSGNRLLHDPNPPAGSDAENYAAYFGQSALRRFDRDVAAQPGAEHVIVLLGVNDLGHPGTTAPASEKVTAQDLIDAHRQIIARAHERGLKAHGGTILPFKGDTLGFHSEENEAARQAVNRWIRTSGEYDGVVDFDRALRDPSDPLRLNSRYDSGDHLHPNDAGAKAMAGAVPLHLLR, from the coding sequence ATGTCCGACGACCGCGCGCGCCGCGGACGCCGCACCGGGAGCGCGGCGAACCGCGTCGTGACCCTGCTCATCGGCGCCCTGCTCCTGCTCACGGCCCAGTCCACGCCCGCCGCGTCCGGTACCGGGAGCGAGCCCGGCCAGGGGCGGCACACCGCCGATCGGGGCGGACGGACCTGGGTGGGCACCTGGTCCACCACGCCCACGGCCGTGCCCGCCTCGGACGGCACCGTCTTCGAGGACCAGACCGTCCGGCAGACCGTCCACACCAGCGTCGGAGGCAACCGGGTCCGCGTCCGGTTCTCCAACGAGTTCGGCGACCGGCCCCTGGTCATCGGCGAGGCCCGCATCGCCCGCCGGAGCGGCGACGGATCCACCACCCGCATCGACCCGCGCACCGACCGGGCCCTCACCTTCGGCGGACGCGCCGCCACCACCGTCCCCGCCGGCGCGCCCGCCCTCAGCGACCCCGTCGACCTGGCGGTGCCCGCCGGCTCCGACCTGGTGATCAGCGTCCACCTGCCCGAGCGCACCCCCGGCTCGACGGTCCACGCGTTCGCCTTCCAGCACAACCACGCCGCCCCCGGCAACGTCACCGGCGCGGCGGACATCGAACCCACCGCCACCTTCGACCGCTGGTACTTCCTGACCGGCGTCAGCGTGAGCACCCACCGCGGGGCCTCGGCCGTCGTCGCGTTCGGCGACTCCATCACCGACGGCTCCGACACCGACGTCAACGCCAACCACCGGTGGCCCGACATCCTCGCCCGGCGGCTGCGCTCCGCCCACGGCCCCCACGCCCGCGGCGTGCTCAACCAGGGCGTCAGCGGCAACCGCCTGCTGCACGACCCCAACCCACCGGCCGGCTCCGACGCCGAGAACTACGCGGCCTACTTCGGACAGAGCGCCCTGCGCCGCTTCGACCGCGACGTGGCCGCCCAGCCCGGCGCCGAACACGTCATCGTCCTGCTCGGCGTCAACGACCTCGGGCATCCGGGCACCACCGCCCCCGCGTCCGAGAAGGTCACCGCCCAGGACCTCATCGACGCCCACCGCCAGATCATCGCCCGTGCCCACGAGCGGGGACTGAAGGCCCACGGCGGCACGATCCTGCCGTTCAAGGGCGACACCCTCGGCTTCCACAGCGAGGAGAACGAGGCCGCCCGCCAGGCCGTCAACCGCTGGATCCGCACCAGCGGCGAGTACGACGGGGTCGTCGACTTCGACCGGGCCCTGCGCGACCCGTCCGACCCGCTGCGGCTGAACTCCCGCTACGACAGCGGCGACCACCTCCACCCCAACGACGCCGGAGCGAAGGCGATGGCCGGCGCCGTCCCCCTCCACCTGCTGCGCTGA
- a CDS encoding polysaccharide deacetylase family protein: MTETTETTESAETVPATGPRPPRPRRPRRLRRVATPLLLSAGLCLSTLTLAGPAQAGQETGRAKGEATATVVDSTRHGGRTLALTFDDGPDPTDTPRLLKVLRKHHVKAVFCLWGDHVRQHPELVRAIVRGGHTLCNHTMSHDDMGTWSPEEVRADLEATNAEIHQAVPGVPVRYFRAPYGSWGRTPQVAAELGMQPLGWRLAVGDWEPPGTDELVRRVVEGVTPGAVVLMHDGGGDRDQTVAAVDRIVPLLRAEGWRFDRPARRA; encoded by the coding sequence TTGACCGAGACCACCGAGACCACCGAATCCGCCGAGACCGTTCCGGCCACCGGGCCGCGCCCGCCGCGCCCTCGTCGGCCCCGCCGCCTGCGCCGTGTGGCGACGCCCCTGCTGCTCTCCGCCGGACTGTGCCTGAGCACCCTGACCCTGGCGGGCCCCGCCCAGGCCGGGCAGGAGACCGGCCGGGCGAAGGGCGAGGCGACCGCGACCGTCGTCGACTCCACCCGACACGGCGGCCGCACCCTCGCCCTCACCTTCGACGACGGCCCCGACCCCACCGACACCCCGCGGCTGCTGAAGGTGCTGCGCAAGCACCACGTCAAGGCGGTCTTCTGCCTGTGGGGCGACCACGTGCGGCAGCACCCCGAACTGGTGCGCGCCATCGTCCGGGGCGGCCACACCCTGTGCAACCACACCATGAGCCACGACGACATGGGCACCTGGTCGCCCGAGGAGGTCCGCGCCGACCTGGAAGCGACCAACGCCGAGATCCACCAGGCCGTTCCCGGTGTGCCGGTCCGCTACTTCCGCGCCCCCTACGGCAGTTGGGGCCGAACCCCGCAGGTGGCGGCGGAGTTGGGGATGCAGCCGCTGGGCTGGCGGCTGGCCGTCGGCGACTGGGAACCGCCGGGCACCGACGAACTGGTCCGCCGCGTCGTCGAGGGCGTCACGCCGGGGGCCGTCGTCCTGATGCACGACGGCGGCGGCGACCGCGACCAGACCGTCGCGGCCGTCGACCGGATCGTTCCCCTCCTGCGCGCCGAGGGCTGGCGCTTCGACCGCCCCGCCCGCCGTGCCTGA